ATCACGAAGGGAAATCCCAGCGTTCGTTGAGGATCGTGCAGAATGTGACTCTTGAACAGGGTGTCGCGCTCCCAATCGCGTGCATCCGGCTGGGAAGGGGTGAGGACCGGGTTTTCTGCAAGACGGGTCCAGAGCGTCGTTCCTGCCGGGTTCTGAGCGCTGGCCAGTCCGATGGCCAGGGGCGGCGTTTCATAGCCCGACAACGCGCCGCCCAGATAAGAGAGCCAGTACCGGTCATCATGCTTTTGCAGGCGCCATTCGCCCTGCCATCGGTAGTCGATCAAGGCCAATCCTGCGGCCGCCTGTTCCGCATCCCAGCCGGCGTCGCTGCGCTGCAGAACAGGCCCCTTGAGCGTCCAGTTCAGCAGGTTTTTACTCTCAGCCAGCCTGGTCTCATAACCACGGCCGTCAAAAGCGATATAGATCATGTACCAGCAGTCGTGATGGCGAAAGACATTGGGACAATCGATCATCTCTTCAGCGTTGCCGCGCAGCACGATGCCGTATTTGTACGGCGTCTTGACCATTTCATAGATTTCCGTCATACGGCGGTCCTCGACGATCGCGCCGTTTCCTTTGGCGGGAATGACTTGACGCATATTGGTCTCCTGTCTGCATGCGGAAAACAGCAGCAGTGAAACAAGTGCCACCATCCAGCCGCTCATCACTCTGACCAATCATCTGAGCGAAAGGAGGAGGCGGGAAGACCCTCTTTGTTGAACAGAGAGGCGTCAGCGGTATTGCTCCAGGCGTACCGCACTGCAACCGGATGGTTCACTTCCACCGCCTTCACGATCACCTGATTCTTGCTGAGGCTTGCCTGAGCCAGGTAAAAGCGACGGTCAGGACCGGCGATTTCGAAATGCTGCAGCCCGTGTGGACCTGCCGCCAGTCCTGCGCCGCAATGGCTGAAATAGACTTTGATCTGATCCCCCTGGATTCGAATGCGATGATAAAGAGGACCGGAATACGCTACTTTTTTCTTATACTGTTTGGCCAAAGCCCACAAAGCCAGCCGCCGTCCAACCTCCAGCTTGTTGGCTGGATGGATATTTTTAGGATTGCCGATATCCAGGGTGACCGCCATGCCGCTGTTCGGCACATCGAGGCAGAGCCTCTGCACGTCGCGCAGTTCCTGCGACCGGGTTTCTTCACCGTACTCCCACGGAGCGATCTGGACATAGTAAAAGGGAAAATCGCCCAAGCCCCAGTCTTGGCGCCAATTTTGTATCATCAGTGGAAAAAGTTTGCGATATTGGCGTGGATTGCCGGTATTGGCTTCGCCCTGATACCAGATGGCGCCTTTGATGGCATAGGGGATCAAGGGGGCGATCATGGCGTTGTATAAAAAGGTCGGCGTATAGGCCGAGATCTGCACCGGAGCCTTGGGACGCTTCTGAAAGGTATTGCCGGTCAGAGGAAATATATAAAAAGTTCCGCTGCGAAATTCAGCCACTGGCAGATACTTCCATTCGCCGGCCAGACTGATCGTTTTGGTCGGCGCTGATGGCAGGTACAGCCTCAATTGCCCGGGTTTGCCGAAAATCCCGCCGCCTCCCAGGTTGTCTACGCAGCGGACGGCAATGACGTTTCTGCCCTCTTGCAACAGAGAGGCGGGAATGGTATATGTGCGTGGAGTCTGCCAGAAGCCCACCTTTTCGTGACTGCCCACCAGTTCGCCGTTGAAATAAGTGCGATCCATGTCGTCGATGGGGCCGAGTTCCAACACGGCGTCCTCACCAACCCATTCGGCCGGGATATCGATGGTCTTGCGGAACCAGACTGCGCCGTCGAATTCACCCAACTCAGTCTGTTCCCAGTAAACCGGAAGGTTCATGGTTCGCCACTCGCTCTCGGTCAAGTCCGGTTGGCAGCATGCTGCATCGTTGAAATCCAGATCCGACCAGCGCGTCTCCTCCGTACGGTCCGACACATTCAGCGCGGGGAATTGCGTCAGCCATTTCTGATAGTGCTCGATCGTGCCTCTGCTCTGTTCGATCTTTGCAACCATTGGCTTGAAATCAGGCATGGTCTGGAGAAATTCAGCGCTGGTCCAAGACTGTGCCGGTGTGCCGCCCCAGCTGGAGTGAATCAGGCCGATGGGAATTTTCAGTTTTTCGTTCAACGTGCGTCCGAAGAAGAAGGCGGTGGCGCTGAAACTTGCGGCCGTCTCCGGAGTGCACGGCGACCAGGAGCCGGAGCAGTCGGTGAGCGGTACATCAGAGATTGCGTGGGCTACGGTGAATAACCGGATCATCGGCAGATGGGCGTTCTGAATCGCTTGCTCAGAGCCTTCAATCAGGTCATGGGGCGGCCATCCCATCAACGGCATCTCCATGTTGGATTGGCCTGAGCAGAGCCAGACTTCGCCGATCAGCACGTCGGAAAACACTTTTTCTTCTTGGCCGGCGCGAACTGTGATGCGATAGGGCCCTCCGGCTCGAGGCGTCGACAATCGCACATGCCAGCGGCCTCGTGGGTCCGCCTGCGTCTGGACGGATTTTCCCCAGTCGGCGGTCACCGTCACCTGTTCACCGGGCGCTGCCGACCCCCAGAAGGAGGCTGCACACTTTTGTTGAAGGACCATGTGATCGGAAAAAATGGCAGGCAGGGTGAGAGCGCTGCTCTGTGTAATCATCATCAGCAGACCTATCAAAGTGATTTGAACTACGGCTGCACGCATAATGCCTCCTGTGTTAAGGCCGGCGGCGTATCGACCAGCCATCATTTTTTAATATTGGGCAGTTCAAGCCCATATCCTTTTTTCTTATCCTCCTGTTTGAGCAAAAGGGCGAAGATCAGCGAGGTGATCCCGATGATCGTGAACAGGATCATCGGCAGAGTATAGTTATAGGTGGTCACCTGGCTCCCATCCACCACCACGCTGCCCGTGACGCAATACCGGTCCAGCACCCATCCCATCAGGGCAGGGACCAGCATCAGGGCGATGGCGTTCTGCAGCCAAAAGATGAGCGCAAAAGCGGTGCCCAGCTGCTTTTCAGGGATGATTTTCGCGACCGAGGGCCACATAGCCGAGGGCACCAGGCTAAAGCCGATGCCCAACACGATCATCAGCAGAATGGCGATGGACCAGTGGTTCAGCAGGGGCACGGCGAAAAGCAAATGCACCAGGATGATCAGCAGCGAGCCGATGATCATAATGGTGGCGCCTTTGCCTTTGCGATCATAGAGATTGCCGAAAAAAGGCGTCAGCAGAATGGTGCCGAACGGCAGCAGCCCCGGAATGGCGCCTGCCCAGTTTTCCGCCACGCCGAATTTATTGATCATGAAATAGGTCGCGTATTTCAGAAAAGGAAACACCGCAGAATAAAAAAGCGCGCATAAAATGCTGATATACCACCAGCCGCGGTTGCGCAGAATGCTGAGGATGTCCCGCAGATGGAATTCATCCTCACGGGATCGGCTTTCTTTTTTATTCAGCTGGGCGAGGGAGGCGTCCAGTTTTTTATCTTTGAAGGTGTAAAAGATAAAAGCCAACAGGCCTAAGCCGAGCATG
The sequence above is a segment of the bacterium genome. Coding sequences within it:
- a CDS encoding glycosyl hydrolase family 2, whose protein sequence is MMITQSSALTLPAIFSDHMVLQQKCAASFWGSAAPGEQVTVTADWGKSVQTQADPRGRWHVRLSTPRAGGPYRITVRAGQEEKVFSDVLIGEVWLCSGQSNMEMPLMGWPPHDLIEGSEQAIQNAHLPMIRLFTVAHAISDVPLTDCSGSWSPCTPETAASFSATAFFFGRTLNEKLKIPIGLIHSSWGGTPAQSWTSAEFLQTMPDFKPMVAKIEQSRGTIEHYQKWLTQFPALNVSDRTEETRWSDLDFNDAACCQPDLTESEWRTMNLPVYWEQTELGEFDGAVWFRKTIDIPAEWVGEDAVLELGPIDDMDRTYFNGELVGSHEKVGFWQTPRTYTIPASLLQEGRNVIAVRCVDNLGGGGIFGKPGQLRLYLPSAPTKTISLAGEWKYLPVAEFRSGTFYIFPLTGNTFQKRPKAPVQISAYTPTFLYNAMIAPLIPYAIKGAIWYQGEANTGNPRQYRKLFPLMIQNWRQDWGLGDFPFYYVQIAPWEYGEETRSQELRDVQRLCLDVPNSGMAVTLDIGNPKNIHPANKLEVGRRLALWALAKQYKKKVAYSGPLYHRIRIQGDQIKVYFSHCGAGLAAGPHGLQHFEIAGPDRRFYLAQASLSKNQVIVKAVEVNHPVAVRYAWSNTADASLFNKEGLPASSFRSDDWSE
- a CDS encoding major facilitator superfamily domain-containing protein 1, encoding MNETKLKLLSDSKSARWIALLIVSFTMFAGYLFADAMAPLQGVLEKHLGWSGTEYGWYTGAYGWFNVFLFFLILGGIILDKMGVRFSGLIAACIMLTGTALNYWAITTHSLDGSSWHILLWTFPTQVWVAALGYAIFGVGVEIAGITVSKIIVKWFKGHELALAMGLQLALARLGTALALSTALPLAIASKSPATPVFICLVMLGLGLLAFIFYTFKDKKLDASLAQLNKKESRSREDEFHLRDILSILRNRGWWYISILCALFYSAVFPFLKYATYFMINKFGVAENWAGAIPGLLPFGTILLTPFFGNLYDRKGKGATIMIIGSLLIILVHLLFAVPLLNHWSIAILLMIVLGIGFSLVPSAMWPSVAKIIPEKQLGTAFALIFWLQNAIALMLVPALMGWVLDRYCVTGSVVVDGSQVTTYNYTLPMILFTIIGITSLIFALLLKQEDKKKGYGLELPNIKK
- a CDS encoding glycosylase, with the translated sequence MRQVIPAKGNGAIVEDRRMTEIYEMVKTPYKYGIVLRGNAEEMIDCPNVFRHHDCWYMIYIAFDGRGYETRLAESKNLLNWTLKGPVLQRSDAGWDAEQAAAGLALIDYRWQGEWRLQKHDDRYWLSYLGGALSGYETPPLAIGLASAQNPAGTTLWTRLAENPVLTPSQPDARDWERDTLFKSHILHDPQRTLGFPFVMFYNARQQGPKVERIGMAVSHDLRHWQRYGVEPVIDHGPQPGICGDPQIVKINDLWVMFYFGAFWQPDAFDTFACSYDLVHWTDWEGPHLIEPSEPWDATYAHKPWLVTHEGIVYHFYCAVGDQGRVIALATSKKME